One Megamonas hypermegale genomic window carries:
- a CDS encoding AAA family ATPase codes for MIITIGRQYGAGGREIAEKLAKKLQIPLYDRKLVAFISAHLEKGVGLDELDLTYANLYGSVSPYETMFADLNVEDDNYLFTPQSKAIRALAQKNSGIFIGRCTNFILKDFDNAYHFFIAADDEYRQERGIKVYHKSLKELKKEDAKRASYYNYYTSQNWGDPVDYDMVINAGKCGIDKAVDVICNYIQSK; via the coding sequence ATGATTATTACAATAGGTCGTCAATATGGCGCAGGTGGTCGTGAAATAGCTGAAAAATTAGCTAAAAAACTGCAAATTCCACTGTATGATAGAAAACTCGTTGCTTTTATTTCTGCTCACTTAGAAAAAGGCGTTGGACTTGATGAACTTGATTTAACATACGCTAATCTTTATGGCAGTGTATCTCCATATGAAACAATGTTTGCTGATTTAAATGTAGAAGATGATAATTATTTATTTACTCCACAATCCAAAGCTATTCGAGCACTTGCTCAGAAAAACTCTGGCATCTTTATCGGTCGTTGCACTAATTTCATATTAAAAGATTTTGACAACGCTTATCATTTCTTCATTGCAGCAGATGATGAATATCGCCAAGAACGTGGCATAAAAGTTTATCATAAATCATTAAAAGAATTGAAAAAAGAAGACGCTAAACGTGCTTCTTATTACAATTATTACACAAGTCAAAATTGGGGCGACCCAGTAGATTATGATATGGTTATCAATGCAGGCAAATGCGGTATCGATAAAGCTGTAGATGTAATCTGCAATTACATTCAATCAAAATAA
- a CDS encoding RAMP superfamily CRISPR-associated protein, which yields MEKFKIKIVAKSSLQLSTNKSDITVDTEVVHDQYGMPYFPAKRFKGLLYESALEMAEISQEKWITIKDINDLFGLGNTESKIRMENFYLPNYKQMCRDWQYLNSQYKGIFTKQSVLELYTDIRFQTAIDRETGTAKATSLYNMQVINDGTTFEGEIELVEDTEKNLLILILALKNLRFVGAKRNRGYGEITCIWDSNKDRYNKVFDEFKNGII from the coding sequence ATGGAAAAATTTAAAATAAAAATAGTAGCAAAATCATCCTTACAATTATCTACAAATAAATCAGATATAACAGTTGATACAGAAGTAGTGCATGACCAGTATGGAATGCCATATTTTCCTGCTAAAAGATTTAAAGGCTTATTATATGAAAGTGCTTTAGAGATGGCAGAGATTAGCCAAGAAAAATGGATAACAATTAAAGATATAAATGATTTGTTTGGTTTAGGAAATACTGAATCTAAAATACGTATGGAAAATTTTTATTTACCAAATTACAAACAGATGTGTAGAGATTGGCAGTATTTGAATAGCCAATATAAAGGTATATTCACCAAACAAAGTGTATTAGAGTTATATACAGATATAAGGTTTCAAACGGCAATAGATAGAGAAACAGGTACTGCTAAAGCTACCAGTTTATATAATATGCAAGTTATTAATGATGGAACAACCTTTGAAGGAGAAATAGAACTCGTAGAAGATACAGAAAAAAATTTATTAATCTTAATTTTAGCATTGAAAAATTTGCGGTTTGTGGGTGCAAAGCGTAATCGTGGTTATGGTGAAATTACTTGTATTTGGGATAGTAATAAAGATAGATATAATAAAGTTTTTGATGAGTTTAAAAATGGAATAATATAG
- a CDS encoding TM1812 family CRISPR-associated protein yields the protein MRKVFLSSMLLNELKPEDPTYYTSDDFELSENRYDFPMTYLIDDKVKANDEIVIITAIQQDSGNNVNNATVNYKKYKAEVEKILQERNVNFKFEEIMLTENFDSLTFNKFFKQVAVLINDNDQLFVDVTFGMKPYCISLFVAVAYAEKAARNVDVDTVIYAQKYSGFSRAKTAEEKAKDPSKSRIYDITGLFYLNAIAGNAKPGQKHKLDKALDLLIND from the coding sequence ATGAGAAAAGTATTTTTATCTTCTATGTTATTAAATGAGTTGAAACCAGAAGACCCAACGTATTATACAAGTGATGATTTTGAATTAAGTGAAAACAGGTATGATTTTCCAATGACATATCTTATTGATGATAAAGTTAAGGCTAATGATGAAATTGTAATAATTACGGCCATTCAGCAAGATAGTGGAAATAATGTTAATAATGCTACAGTGAATTATAAAAAATATAAAGCAGAAGTAGAAAAAATTCTTCAAGAGCGTAATGTAAATTTTAAATTTGAAGAAATTATGTTGACTGAGAATTTCGATTCATTGACTTTTAATAAGTTTTTTAAACAAGTAGCAGTTTTGATTAATGATAATGACCAATTGTTTGTAGATGTTACATTTGGTATGAAACCATATTGTATTAGTTTATTTGTAGCTGTAGCTTATGCTGAAAAAGCTGCTAGAAATGTTGATGTGGATACTGTAATTTATGCGCAAAAATATAGTGGTTTCAGTAGAGCTAAAACAGCTGAAGAAAAAGCTAAAGACCCAAGTAAATCTAGAATTTATGATATAACAGGATTGTTTTATTTAAATGCTATTGCTGGTAATGCTAAACCTGGACAAAAACATAAACTCGATAAGGCATTAGATTTATTGATAAATGACTGA
- a CDS encoding Cas10/Cmr2 second palm domain-containing protein, with protein MLNSVGAILLDTRSIQKYVFSCNRLKTNIGASFLVDSIFSDLMVNKILPSLNLKMPEFSWNEVDNVQMLEDDSIECEVAYIGGGNMIILVRKQDEDVIELCKKIVGSWSKEILIKAPGLKTGAAIGMLDIDSEHFQKSLGILYKQLKDNQNTILPQVDVPYVGFTLECDYSGKTAEYLRGRVEDSIINEFDNKMVSAEIVAKSSAYNVATEKLKEEYKDILGNRFDFVTKFDNLGYKDNESYISVVHIDGNNMGIKFASCKNMQERKKLSLRTAQIVKRGFYKLLKSVVIDFKEGIYDKSLNINKMKNRYLPIRPIIIGGDDITFVCPGRLGLEYAKRFIQFVSKEQLLDEKLYSNAQSYAGKIFNNQNIKVNNNMSCCAGVAIVPAKYPFYRAYELAEQLCGSAKKKSREDDESFVDFAILHGDMSPTLDQLCVQQYEAPEGYLHYGPYCITQEQNDKSNINDLFSLIEKIKKVPNNKIKDLRNVLNEDNHSIVRFLENCPEVENILKDELQKEDVGASDLWQYMKNEKILKTRYVDAIELIDFSLKV; from the coding sequence ATGTTAAATTCAGTAGGTGCAATTTTATTAGATACACGTTCTATACAGAAATATGTTTTTTCTTGTAATAGATTAAAAACTAATATTGGAGCTTCTTTTCTTGTAGATAGTATTTTTAGCGATTTGATGGTAAATAAAATACTACCTAGTTTAAATTTAAAAATGCCTGAATTTTCATGGAATGAAGTAGATAATGTTCAAATGCTTGAAGATGATAGTATTGAATGTGAAGTTGCTTATATTGGCGGCGGAAATATGATTATATTGGTAAGAAAACAAGATGAAGATGTTATTGAACTTTGTAAAAAAATTGTAGGTAGTTGGAGTAAAGAAATATTAATAAAAGCACCAGGATTGAAGACAGGTGCAGCAATTGGTATGTTAGATATAGATAGTGAACATTTTCAAAAATCGTTGGGAATTTTATATAAGCAATTAAAAGATAATCAAAATACTATTTTGCCACAGGTTGATGTGCCATATGTAGGTTTTACTTTAGAGTGTGATTACAGTGGAAAAACAGCGGAATATCTTAGAGGCAGGGTAGAGGATAGTATTATTAATGAATTTGATAATAAAATGGTATCAGCGGAAATTGTGGCAAAATCAAGTGCGTATAATGTAGCTACAGAAAAATTAAAAGAAGAGTATAAGGACATTTTAGGAAATAGATTTGATTTTGTTACAAAATTTGATAATTTGGGCTATAAAGATAATGAAAGTTATATAAGTGTTGTTCATATAGATGGAAACAATATGGGAATAAAGTTTGCTTCGTGTAAGAACATGCAGGAACGTAAAAAATTATCACTAAGAACAGCTCAGATTGTAAAAAGAGGCTTTTATAAATTATTAAAGTCTGTTGTAATAGATTTTAAAGAAGGAATATATGATAAAAGCCTTAATATAAATAAAATGAAAAATAGGTATTTGCCAATAAGACCAATAATAATAGGTGGCGATGACATTACTTTTGTTTGTCCTGGTAGATTAGGTTTAGAATATGCAAAAAGATTTATTCAATTTGTTAGTAAAGAACAATTATTAGATGAAAAATTGTATTCTAATGCACAAAGTTATGCAGGAAAGATATTTAATAATCAAAATATAAAAGTTAATAATAATATGAGTTGTTGTGCTGGAGTAGCGATTGTACCAGCTAAATATCCATTTTATAGAGCGTATGAATTAGCAGAGCAACTTTGTGGTTCGGCTAAAAAGAAATCACGTGAAGATGATGAGAGTTTTGTTGATTTTGCTATATTGCATGGAGATATGTCACCAACATTAGACCAATTGTGTGTACAACAATATGAAGCACCAGAAGGTTATTTACATTATGGACCGTATTGTATAACACAAGAGCAAAATGATAAGAGCAATATAAATGATTTATTTTCTTTGATAGAAAAGATAAAAAAGGTGCCTAATAATAAAATAAAAGATTTGCGTAATGTTTTAAATGAGGATAATCATAGTATTGTTAGATTTTTAGAAAATTGTCCAGAGGTAGAAAATATATTAAAAGATGAATTGCAAAAAGAAGATGTTGGGGCAAGTGATTTATGGCAGTATATGAAAAATGAAAAGATATTAAAGACACGATATGTTGATGCAATAGAATTAATAGACTTTTCTTTAAAAGTTTGA
- a CDS encoding L-fucose/L-arabinose isomerase family protein, giving the protein MFTNIPEVKCGIISVSRDCFIISLSENRRKAIVDAYSAKYGSIYEAKTTVENETDMLKAVEEVKNAGCNALVVFLGNFGPETPETLIAQKFDGPVMYVAAAEETGKDLINGRGDAYCGMLNCSYNLGLRKIKAFIPEYPVGTADEIADMINEFQPVARALIGIANLKIITFGPRPQDFFACNAPIKPLYDIGVEIEENSELDLLVSYKEHANDPRIDEVVKDMAEEMGSANPYPDLLKRMAQYEITLLDWAEKHKGARKYVAFANKCWPAFPSQFGFEPCYVNSRLVSRGIPVACEVDIYGALSEYIGTCVSCDAVTLLDINNSVPKDLFEEDIAPKYSQYTLKDTFMGFHCGNTPMCKLAKGAIKYQLIQNRLLENGNTPDITRGTLEGDIAPGQITFYRLQSNAAGQLRSYIAQGEVLPVATRSFGGIGIFAIPEMGRFYRHVLIEKQYPHHGAVVFGHYGKALFDIFKFLGVQDVAFNQPKGMLYPTENPFA; this is encoded by the coding sequence ATGTTTACTAACATTCCTGAAGTTAAATGCGGTATTATTTCCGTAAGTCGTGACTGTTTTATTATTTCTCTTTCCGAAAACCGTAGAAAAGCTATTGTTGATGCATACAGTGCAAAGTATGGTTCTATCTATGAAGCTAAAACAACTGTTGAAAACGAAACTGATATGCTCAAAGCTGTAGAAGAAGTTAAAAATGCTGGTTGCAATGCTTTAGTTGTTTTCTTAGGCAATTTCGGTCCTGAAACTCCAGAAACTTTAATTGCTCAAAAATTTGATGGCCCTGTAATGTATGTAGCTGCTGCTGAAGAAACTGGCAAAGACCTCATCAATGGTCGTGGCGATGCTTATTGCGGTATGCTCAACTGCTCTTATAATTTAGGACTTAGAAAAATCAAAGCATTCATTCCTGAATATCCAGTTGGTACTGCTGATGAAATCGCAGATATGATTAATGAATTCCAGCCAGTAGCACGCGCTTTAATCGGTATTGCAAATCTCAAAATCATCACATTTGGCCCTCGTCCACAAGATTTCTTTGCTTGCAATGCTCCAATTAAACCTCTTTATGATATCGGCGTAGAAATCGAAGAAAACTCTGAACTCGACCTTCTCGTTTCCTATAAAGAACATGCAAATGACCCACGTATTGACGAAGTTGTAAAAGATATGGCTGAAGAAATGGGTTCAGCAAATCCATATCCAGATTTATTAAAACGCATGGCTCAATATGAAATCACTCTTCTCGACTGGGCAGAAAAACACAAAGGTGCTCGCAAATATGTAGCATTTGCTAATAAATGCTGGCCAGCTTTCCCTTCTCAATTCGGTTTTGAACCATGCTATGTAAATAGCCGTCTTGTATCTCGTGGCATTCCAGTTGCTTGTGAAGTAGATATTTATGGCGCACTCAGCGAATATATCGGAACTTGCGTAAGTTGCGATGCTGTTACTTTGCTTGATATCAACAACTCTGTACCAAAAGACCTCTTTGAAGAAGATATCGCTCCAAAATACAGCCAATACACTCTTAAAGATACTTTCATGGGCTTCCATTGCGGTAATACTCCAATGTGCAAACTCGCTAAAGGTGCAATTAAATATCAGCTCATTCAAAATCGTTTGCTTGAAAACGGCAATACTCCTGATATTACACGTGGCACACTTGAAGGCGATATCGCTCCAGGTCAAATTACTTTCTACCGCTTACAAAGCAATGCAGCAGGTCAACTCCGCTCTTATATCGCACAAGGTGAAGTTTTACCAGTTGCAACTCGTTCCTTCGGTGGTATTGGTATCTTTGCAATTCCTGAAATGGGCCGTTTCTATCGCCATGTTCTCATTGAAAAACAATATCCTCATCATGGTGCAGTAGTATTCGGTCATTATGGCAAAGCTTTATTCGATATCTTTAAATTCTTAGGCGTACAAGATGTAGCATTCAATCAGCCAAAAGGCATGTTATATCCTACTGAAAATCCATTCGCTTAA
- a CDS encoding RAMP superfamily CRISPR-associated protein: MDNEAKIIKKIVFPNVPIKVKSPLRISTGKNDGIIDMLILKDNHGQAFIPGTSIIGVLRNYIYDIYGEKIEDVIFGNVKNNSESQSLIRVGDVKLENVKIIHRDGVAIDDITNVSKNKAKYDFEMIDRGAEGLLNIEITVRKKFENIDIDEVAKTIAYILDNGMSIGALTTKGYGKIQTKKKPTPYYIFDFNNEADSWAWLDYLDGKINKKPVKYENVRTNISNEFTMRIGLSLNSAIMIADTNVQEDLTKKSSIKIRAVQMKNGDDYVIPGTSIKGVIRNRAINILRYLSNYNEEKVISFIDDLMGHGKKVDKDGNNKLLRSRLYVNEIYLRKNNFVSAKQPRTRIDSFTGGVFYGNLFGDEPIWQIDKSKTMISINLRIRKCTEAEAGLMLLILKDLWLGNLAIGGGKSIGRGTFKGNNCLIKYQGNTFRIERVNDDDDKNRNKIKIEKDGCEEDVQDVLERYVKVLCGEFYGK, translated from the coding sequence ATGGATAATGAAGCAAAAATAATAAAAAAGATAGTTTTTCCAAATGTTCCTATAAAAGTAAAATCACCGTTACGAATATCTACTGGAAAAAATGATGGCATCATAGATATGTTGATTTTGAAAGATAATCATGGACAAGCATTTATACCAGGAACTTCAATAATAGGTGTATTGAGAAATTATATATATGATATCTATGGAGAAAAGATAGAAGATGTTATTTTTGGTAATGTGAAAAATAATAGCGAAAGTCAAAGTTTAATTAGAGTTGGTGATGTAAAATTAGAAAATGTAAAAATTATTCATAGAGATGGAGTAGCTATTGATGATATCACCAATGTAAGTAAGAACAAAGCTAAATATGATTTTGAAATGATTGATAGAGGTGCAGAAGGATTATTAAATATAGAAATTACTGTACGAAAGAAATTTGAAAATATTGATATTGACGAAGTGGCAAAAACAATAGCATATATATTGGATAATGGCATGAGCATTGGGGCATTGACGACAAAAGGTTATGGAAAAATACAAACAAAGAAAAAACCTACTCCATATTATATTTTTGATTTTAATAATGAGGCAGATTCATGGGCTTGGTTAGATTATCTAGATGGTAAGATTAACAAGAAACCTGTAAAATATGAAAACGTTAGAACAAATATATCTAATGAATTTACAATGAGGATAGGTTTGTCGTTAAATAGTGCTATTATGATAGCAGATACTAATGTTCAAGAAGATTTAACGAAAAAAAGTAGCATAAAAATAAGAGCAGTACAAATGAAAAATGGAGACGATTATGTTATTCCTGGTACTAGTATAAAAGGAGTTATACGAAATAGAGCTATTAATATATTGAGATATTTATCGAATTATAATGAAGAGAAAGTAATATCGTTTATAGATGATTTAATGGGACATGGAAAGAAAGTTGATAAGGATGGCAATAATAAACTTCTACGAAGTCGACTATATGTAAATGAAATTTATCTTAGAAAGAATAATTTTGTCAGTGCAAAACAACCACGAACTAGAATAGATAGCTTTACAGGAGGAGTTTTTTATGGAAATTTGTTTGGTGATGAACCTATTTGGCAAATAGACAAGTCTAAAACAATGATTTCTATTAACTTGAGAATAAGAAAGTGTACTGAGGCTGAAGCTGGTCTTATGTTATTAATTCTAAAGGATTTATGGCTAGGAAATTTAGCAATTGGTGGTGGAAAATCTATTGGTAGAGGCACTTTTAAAGGAAATAATTGTTTAATAAAATATCAAGGAAATACCTTTAGAATAGAAAGAGTAAATGATGATGATGATAAAAATAGAAATAAGATAAAAATTGAAAAAGATGGTTGTGAAGAAGACGTTCAAGATGTTTTAGAACGGTATGTTAAAGTTTTGTGTGGTGAATTCTATGGAAAATAG
- a CDS encoding TIGR03986 family type III CRISPR-associated RAMP protein gives MGKNISDLKEQARAPYNFIQLNDVIVPSKINEYVEKEQLKNNKLNYWNKNDKKILNEAGYKAFIKDSAKYSGYFDVDIENITPLYFGGENGALIDGIHNAIPGSSLRGCLKNIFRIITNSAMRCNENGNFSDRLFFWRSISEDDLFTEEYLNEMSLQGKNRPRAQAGFLIEFMGKKYVCPAKFKVIKNTTNIKKVEKSPRIIWRNDCVDVFSGNIDEKDKLYFYRITEPVWDKRIAISDRFMNFYKLDQNRNSKNLFKFEGNSFSNVPRGIKLLEYALKKRYKVINPCFYCIENGKVCHLGSSPYYRIPYKKTVDMHVPSELKIPVIDFTDAVFGNKEYWGSRIYVDDCYLKDEGKKEIFYKGFNLSVKSPNPAAYQFYLNTDDDGTSVQNWNGDTNIRGYKMYWHKKMDWKGIQKDDVNKRYNGVLIKKPFRERCHFKGRVRFENLDEVELGALVYLFKLGEENCCYKLGMGKSVGLGSVKILADLYLRDDKYYTRLFDGCEKFKEYSLIEDTQKYVEEFNQYMYKYLMSHSKKSLDLYQKRMNDLRIIMGIENIDNSKWCKKISYMDINNDIDKEILRKKIPLPTIAEIAQK, from the coding sequence ATGGGAAAAAATATTTCTGATTTAAAAGAACAAGCTAGAGCACCATATAATTTTATACAATTAAATGATGTAATTGTTCCATCAAAAATAAATGAATATGTAGAAAAAGAGCAGTTAAAAAATAACAAATTAAATTATTGGAATAAAAATGATAAAAAAATATTAAATGAAGCAGGTTATAAAGCTTTCATAAAAGATAGTGCAAAATATAGTGGTTATTTTGATGTAGATATAGAAAATATAACACCTTTATATTTTGGTGGAGAAAATGGAGCTTTAATAGATGGAATACATAATGCCATTCCAGGAAGTAGTTTAAGAGGATGTTTAAAAAATATTTTTAGAATAATAACTAATTCTGCCATGAGATGTAATGAGAATGGAAATTTTAGTGATAGGTTATTTTTTTGGAGAAGTATTTCGGAAGATGATTTATTTACAGAAGAGTATCTAAATGAAATGTCTTTACAAGGTAAAAACAGGCCTAGAGCTCAAGCAGGTTTTTTGATTGAATTCATGGGAAAAAAATATGTTTGTCCTGCTAAGTTTAAAGTAATTAAAAATACAACAAACATAAAAAAAGTAGAAAAGAGTCCTCGTATAATATGGAGAAATGACTGTGTAGATGTTTTTTCAGGGAATATAGATGAAAAGGATAAATTATATTTTTATAGAATAACAGAACCTGTATGGGATAAAAGAATAGCTATATCGGACAGATTTATGAATTTTTATAAATTAGATCAGAATAGAAATAGTAAAAATTTATTTAAATTTGAGGGAAATAGCTTCTCTAATGTACCTAGAGGAATAAAGTTATTGGAGTATGCACTAAAGAAAAGATATAAAGTTATTAATCCATGTTTTTATTGTATTGAAAATGGAAAAGTATGTCATTTAGGTTCTAGTCCATATTATAGGATACCTTACAAGAAAACAGTAGATATGCATGTTCCTTCGGAATTAAAGATACCTGTAATAGATTTTACAGATGCTGTTTTTGGAAATAAGGAATATTGGGGAAGTAGAATTTATGTTGATGATTGTTATTTAAAAGATGAAGGGAAAAAAGAGATATTTTATAAAGGTTTTAATTTGAGTGTAAAAAGTCCTAATCCAGCAGCATATCAATTTTATTTAAATACAGATGATGATGGTACTAGTGTGCAAAATTGGAATGGTGATACAAATATTAGAGGGTATAAAATGTATTGGCATAAAAAAATGGATTGGAAAGGAATACAAAAAGATGATGTAAATAAGAGATACAATGGAGTTTTAATAAAAAAACCTTTTAGAGAAAGATGTCATTTTAAAGGAAGAGTACGTTTTGAGAATTTGGATGAAGTAGAATTGGGGGCATTGGTATATTTATTTAAATTAGGCGAAGAAAATTGTTGTTATAAATTAGGTATGGGAAAATCGGTTGGATTAGGTAGTGTAAAAATTTTAGCTGATTTATATTTGAGAGATGATAAATATTATACAAGGCTTTTTGATGGATGTGAAAAATTTAAGGAATATAGTTTAATAGAAGATACACAAAAATATGTAGAAGAATTTAATCAATATATGTACAAATATTTAATGAGTCATTCTAAAAAGTCGTTGGATTTGTATCAAAAAAGAATGAATGATTTAAGAATAATAATGGGAATTGAAAATATCGATAATAGTAAATGGTGTAAAAAAATTTCGTATATGGACATAAATAATGATATTGATAAGGAGATATTGAGAAAAAAAATACCATTACCAACAATAGCTGAGATAGCACAAAAATAA
- a CDS encoding RAMP superfamily CRISPR-associated protein, producing MKKIEYIIETLAPVSLAEKNNDNTLYVTKKYIPGSIIRGMLAGKFIKYKNLINAHEDEEFFNIFLSGKVRFLSAYPVGKNLKFLKKGFSPMNIPLSLVCSKDGKSIKDISLNKQITPGYKKMNGFILKDNNEICKVDVNTQVELHMARNSDKLRLIGSNKDGRIFNYEYIEPNQFFKGYMIIDDDVVDCIEDFLDSIDLTNIHIGRSKNIQYGKCSCKMGKSLDCDIFKYNLSNKNVYLQAITPYIPIKEWQSVDEVVSSLLSDIEKQLKKVGFNVNIKKENISILSTCEEISGYVNVWQSMRERKVAISAGSLIEFIIDKMDTDILKNLSEILYSGLGCRYEEGFGQFRIWQSMDDIKIVDYPTEVISRDNISDEVRKNAREIIHRRIILEVRKKAIMDAEKINPLKSKNVLNRIERILLSNYKEETIKQEISEFKSIAKDNLRKIRLNGITMYDFLFKDLKMPYDDIKWEKYLELDGNKIELLKNDLGYNVFDIDKNILFKEYWLWFVKHLKKRN from the coding sequence GTGAAAAAGATAGAGTATATTATAGAAACATTAGCTCCAGTAAGTTTGGCAGAAAAAAATAATGATAATACATTATATGTTACAAAAAAATATATTCCAGGTTCTATAATTAGAGGAATGTTGGCTGGAAAATTTATAAAGTATAAAAATTTAATAAATGCACATGAAGATGAAGAGTTTTTTAATATATTTTTATCTGGAAAGGTACGTTTTTTATCGGCTTATCCAGTAGGAAAAAATTTAAAGTTTCTGAAAAAAGGATTTTCGCCGATGAATATACCATTATCTTTGGTATGTAGTAAAGATGGAAAAAGTATAAAAGATATTTCTTTGAATAAACAAATAACTCCAGGATATAAAAAAATGAATGGTTTTATATTGAAGGATAATAATGAAATTTGTAAGGTTGATGTAAATACGCAGGTTGAATTACATATGGCGCGTAATAGTGATAAATTGCGTCTTATTGGCAGTAACAAAGATGGAAGAATTTTTAATTATGAATATATAGAACCTAATCAATTTTTTAAAGGATATATGATAATAGATGATGATGTAGTTGATTGTATTGAAGATTTCTTGGATAGCATTGATTTAACAAATATTCATATAGGTCGTTCAAAAAATATACAGTATGGTAAATGCTCCTGCAAAATGGGAAAAAGTTTAGATTGTGATATTTTTAAATATAATTTAAGCAATAAAAATGTATATTTACAAGCAATAACACCATATATTCCTATAAAAGAATGGCAATCTGTTGATGAAGTAGTAAGTAGTCTTTTATCTGATATAGAAAAACAGTTAAAAAAAGTTGGATTTAATGTAAATATAAAAAAAGAAAATATATCTATTTTATCTACTTGTGAAGAGATTAGTGGTTATGTTAATGTTTGGCAGTCTATGAGAGAAAGAAAAGTTGCCATTTCTGCGGGTTCATTAATAGAATTTATTATAGATAAAATGGATACGGATATTTTAAAAAACTTAAGTGAAATCTTGTATTCTGGATTGGGCTGCAGATATGAAGAAGGTTTTGGTCAATTTAGAATATGGCAATCGATGGATGATATAAAAATAGTAGATTATCCGACTGAAGTAATAAGTAGAGATAATATAAGTGATGAAGTTCGAAAAAATGCTAGAGAAATAATTCATAGAAGAATTATATTAGAAGTTAGAAAAAAAGCTATAATGGATGCAGAAAAAATAAATCCATTAAAAAGCAAAAATGTTTTAAATAGAATAGAACGAATACTTTTGAGTAATTATAAGGAAGAAACTATCAAACAAGAAATAAGTGAATTTAAATCGATAGCAAAAGATAATTTACGTAAAATAAGATTAAATGGAATAACTATGTATGATTTTTTATTTAAAGATTTAAAAATGCCATATGATGATATAAAATGGGAAAAATATTTAGAATTAGATGGTAACAAGATAGAATTATTAAAAAATGATTTAGGATACAATGTTTTTGACATTGATAAGAATATTTTATTTAAAGAATATTGGTTATGGTTTGTAAAACATTTAAAAAAGAGAAATTAG
- the csx19 gene encoding type III-D CRISPR-associated protein Csx19: MENSFFDKDNCLRYENRYSIKKEYVYDKKISLNDILEKVAVNDYKVLIQNVNEMKFGYYRDKHFIFNDGSDVVPKYLIQMRLFNEIEEILVLSNKEEYYLRVIKDEMNGESKLIETVDSISVLFGKLDKDENLLDGFVELYDAGRKIRKVIPSSIKSDYYALTTRSYIEYNKKTGQAGYGYYRYVDIKPEK; this comes from the coding sequence ATGGAAAATAGTTTTTTTGATAAAGATAATTGTCTACGATATGAAAATAGATATTCAATAAAAAAAGAATATGTGTATGATAAAAAAATATCTTTAAATGATATTTTAGAAAAAGTAGCTGTTAATGATTATAAAGTATTAATACAAAATGTGAATGAAATGAAATTTGGTTATTATAGAGATAAACATTTTATATTTAATGATGGTAGTGATGTTGTTCCTAAATATTTAATACAAATGAGACTATTTAATGAAATAGAAGAAATATTGGTTTTAAGTAATAAAGAGGAATATTATTTAAGAGTTATAAAAGATGAAATGAACGGAGAAAGTAAACTTATAGAAACTGTTGATAGTATATCGGTTTTATTTGGAAAATTAGATAAAGATGAAAATTTATTAGATGGTTTTGTAGAATTATATGATGCAGGAAGAAAGATAAGAAAAGTAATTCCTTCTAGTATAAAAAGTGATTATTATGCATTAACTACGCGAAGTTATATCGAATATAATAAGAAAACTGGTCAAGCTGGATATGGTTATTATCGTTACGTAGATATAAAACCTGAAAAATAA